The Pyrus communis chromosome 2, drPyrComm1.1, whole genome shotgun sequence genome includes a window with the following:
- the LOC137726023 gene encoding serine carboxypeptidase-like 7, which produces MTFSSSICTSAKFWAWQASFLLLLTNNGASQSIIKNLPGFSGDLPFKLETGYVSVGKFDELQMFYYFIESERSPENDPLLLWITGGPRCSSFYGLVYEIGPISFQFGDLNKDPLTLVTNPYAWTKLANIIFLDAPAGTGFSYSTTLEGYISSDTLHATRAYEFLKRWLVTHPQFLANPLYISGDSFSGKIVPIIVQHITDDIEAGTEPPLNLKGYIIGNPATNIKGDFNSRIEYAHRMALISDRIYESTTRNCKGEYVDVDPNNQLCLNSLQAFQECTGRLDSEHILAPLCPRANDYDELTVLEKNWNWKAGISLPVEDTLKDFPSSLQLCREDRIRYSVLWANAINVRKALNIREGTKGEWAKCNRTTPYTFDIPSSFEYHRNLSKKSLRALVYSGDHDMAVPYISTLAWIESLNLTLEDDWKPWFSDDQVAGYTIYYSNKEYNLTYATIKGGGHTAPEYNPKECFDMFNRWLGHSPI; this is translated from the exons ATGACGTTCAGTTCCAGCATCTGCACATCTGCTAAATTCTGGGCGTGGCAAGCATCTTTTCTGCTGCTGCTTACCAACAATGGTGCATCACAGTCGATCATCAAGAACTTGCCGGGCTTTTCCGGTGACCTCCCCTTCAAGCTTGAAACAGG GTATGTGAGCGTTGGCAAATTTGATGAACTGCAAATGTTCTACTACTTCATTGAGTCAGAGAGGAGTCCGGAAAACGATCCTCTGCTTCTTTGGATAACAGGAGGCCCTCGATGTTCTTCTTTTTATGGCCTCGTTTATGAAATTG GTCCAATTTCTTTCCAATTTGGAGACTTGAACAAGGACCCATTAACACTTGTTACGAATCCATACGCATGGACCAAG CTAGCAAACATAATATTTTTAGATGCCCCTGCTGGTACTGGATTTTCATACTCAACAACTCTGGAAGGGTATATCAGTAGTGATACCCTGCATGCCACAAGAGCTTACGAGTTTCTCAAAAGG TGGCTTGTGACTCATCCCCAGTTTCTTGCAAATCCTCTCTACATTTCTGGAGATTCCTTCTCAGGAAAAATTGTTCCCATCATTGTTCAGCATATAACCGATG ATATTGAAGCAGGAACCGAGCCACCTTTGAATCTCAAA GGATACATAATTGGCAATCCAGCTACAAACATTAAGGGGGATTTTAACTCGAGAATTGAGTATGCTCATCGTATGGCGCTTATATCAGATAGAATATATGAG TCAACTACAAGGAATTGCAAAGGCGAATACGTAGATGTAGATCCAAACAATCAACTATGCCTCAACAGTCTTCAAGCTTTCCAGGAG TGCACTGGAAGACTTGATTCCGAACACATATTAGCACCTTTGTGCCCCAGGGCAAACGACTATGACGAATTAACAGTGTTAGAAAAAAACTGGAATTGGAAGGCGGGTATCTCACTCCCTGTTGAGGATACTTTGAAAGATTTCCCCTCTTCTCTGCAGTTGTGTCGG GAAGATAGGATCCGCTACTCTGTTCTTTGGGCAAATGCTATAAATGTCCGTAAAGCTCTCAACATTCGAGAG GGAACAAAAGGTGAATGGGCTAAATGCAATAGAACAACACCTTATACATTTGATATCCCAAGTAGTTTTGAATATCATCGAAACCTTAGCAAAAAGTCCCTTCGTGCTTTGGTCTACAG TGGTGATCATGATATGGCCGTACCATATATAAGTACACTGGCGTGGATAGAATCCTTGAACTTGACACTTGAAGATGATTGGAAACCATGGTTTTCTGATGATCAAGTTGCCGG ATACACAATTTACTATTCGAATAAAGAGTATAATTTGACATATGCCACCATAAAG GGAGGAGGGCATACAGCTCCAGAGTACAATCCTAAGGAGTGTTTTGATATGTTCAATAGGTGGCTAGGGCATTCTCCTATTTAA
- the LOC137724910 gene encoding uncharacterized protein produces the protein MAPYEPLYGKVSQIPLCWTEKSIADKHSRDREYKVGDFVFLKLSPWKGVVRFGKRGKLSPRYVGPYQITERIGAVAYRLELPSELSMIHNVFHVSMLRKYVPNPSHIIQLEPLEVNQDVSYVEEPVAILDQQDKVLRNKVISLVKVLWRNHAVEEATWETEDLMRSQYPFLFA, from the exons ATGGCACCTTATGAGCCTCTGTATGGAAAAGTGTCTCAGATACCGTTGTGTTGGACAGAG AAAAGCATTGCGGACAAACATTCCAGGGATCGTGAGTACAAGGTTGgggattttgtgtttttgaagtTGTCTCCCTGGAAGGGTGTTGTTCGTTTTGGTAAGCGAGGAAAGCTGAGTCCTCGATATGTCGGTCCCTATCAGATTACTGAGAGAATTGGTGCAGTTGCCTACCGGTTGGAGCTACCATCGGAGTTGTCGATGATTCACAACGTTTTCCATGTTTCTATGCTTCGAAAATATGTACCAAATCCCTCACATATCATTCAGTTGGAGCCGCTAGAGGTAAATCAGGACGTTAGCTACGTGGAAGAACCAGTGGCTATCCTTGACCAGCAGGATAAGGTGTTGAGGAACAAGGTTATTTCGTTGGTGAAAGTGCTCTGGAGGAACCACGCTGTTGAGGAAGCGACGTGGGAAACAGAGGATTTGATGAGAAGTCAGTATCCGTTTTTATTTGCTTAA